The Patescibacteria group bacterium genome window below encodes:
- a CDS encoding phage head-tail connector protein, whose protein sequence is MATIAHAITTLDRVKSRINIATAVTTHDTVLEGLIAAMTDWIENFCDRRFKETAYSNEVYDGGNLDGLRKKWLILKNCPVIGSLTAFSYMAGVPSTPYWTAFLRDDYDLNGDSGIIKLFSVLPNGFRNIRVSYTAGYKIDFTAPTDPTKHTLPFDLSNVAERLVIKEFKRRESVGKAQESLGDSSMTWRDGLEKEDLEVLERYKRTIFV, encoded by the coding sequence ATGGCAACCATTGCCCACGCAATTACAACTTTAGACAGGGTAAAAAGTCGCATAAACATCGCGACCGCGGTTACTACCCATGACACTGTTTTAGAAGGGCTGATAGCCGCGATGACCGACTGGATTGAAAATTTTTGTGATAGAAGATTTAAAGAGACGGCGTATTCAAACGAAGTTTATGACGGCGGAAATTTAGATGGCCTCAGAAAAAAGTGGCTTATTTTAAAAAACTGTCCGGTGATTGGAAGCTTAACGGCATTTTCATACATGGCCGGAGTTCCGTCCACGCCATACTGGACCGCTTTTTTGAGGGACGACTATGATTTGAACGGCGACTCAGGGATCATCAAACTTTTTAGCGTTTTGCCGAATGGATTTAGAAATATCAGGGTAAGCTATACCGCCGGATATAAAATTGATTTTACCGCGCCGACAGATCCGACTAAGCACACCTTGCCATTTGATTTATCCAACGTGGCTGAGCGATTAGTGATCAAGGAATTCAAAAGGCGGGAATCGGTTGGCAAGGCGCAGGAATCGCTTGGAGATTCTTCGATGACGTGGCGCGATGGTTTGGAAAAAGAGGATCTGGAAGTTTTGGAAAGATACAAGCGAACAATTTTTGTATGA
- a CDS encoding NUMOD3 domain-containing DNA-binding protein: MPKGIYKRSEEQKRKMSVTHKKIGTPWLIGKKLSEKTKQKMKYSHKGSKNYLWKGDLVGYRALHRWVQTWKGKADHCEACGDDKKYRNPRHYQWANVDHKYRRVLEDYISFCVKCHKKFDSKKCD, from the coding sequence ATGCCAAAAGGAATTTATAAAAGAAGCGAAGAACAAAAAAGAAAAATGAGTGTGACCCATAAAAAAATAGGCACACCATGGTTGATAGGTAAAAAATTATCAGAAAAAACTAAACAAAAAATGAAGTATAGTCATAAAGGATCAAAAAATTATTTGTGGAAAGGTGATTTAGTTGGCTATCGTGCGTTACATCGTTGGGTACAAACATGGAAGGGAAAGGCTGATCATTGTGAAGCGTGCGGAGACGACAAAAAATACCGCAACCCAAGACATTATCAGTGGGCAAACGTAGATCATAAATACCGCAGAGTTTTAGAAGATTATATTTCATTCTGTGTAAAGTGCCATAAAAAATTTGATTCTAAAAAATGTGATTGA
- a CDS encoding HK97 gp10 family phage protein, with protein MIELEIKNLDKLQDSLKKYPVIAERWLQRAIEASIAEIQKNATRGVLPWRTGRLAQSFGEGIRLGRLWGKIGPTVNYAIFVHEGTRRGIKPNRFMNRIAEKASPAIQKHFSLALDKIVEEVAG; from the coding sequence GTGATTGAGTTGGAAATCAAAAATTTAGATAAATTGCAAGATTCATTAAAAAAATATCCGGTGATTGCCGAGAGGTGGCTTCAGAGAGCGATTGAGGCAAGCATCGCTGAAATTCAAAAAAATGCGACAAGAGGGGTGTTGCCCTGGCGGACTGGCAGATTAGCCCAAAGCTTTGGTGAAGGCATCAGGTTGGGCAGATTATGGGGCAAAATAGGGCCTACCGTGAACTATGCCATCTTCGTCCACGAGGGTACGCGCCGGGGAATAAAGCCAAACCGATTCATGAACAGGATCGCGGAAAAAGCCAGCCCGGCAATTCAAAAACATTTTTCATTGGCCTTGGATAAAATTGTTGAAGAGGTCGCCGGTTAA
- a CDS encoding phage tail tube protein: protein MGKILGRRISLGIAKEAVRGTAETAATFYLPLLSKSYDEKIEQVVDESSIAVIEDSVDAKIVKKFAGGDFECNIGDKSFGLLLLSLLGTVTSVVKETTAYNHTYAFAQTAQHQALTMFLDDPNVQDYKYPLGMVESLEINLETGKFATFKIGVRSKKGATATLTPSYTAENNFLAQHAVFKIATNLAGLTAASAISIKKITLKFSPKLEDDVVLGSVEPADFNNTEFSVDGSVELTYDDATFITALTGDTAKAMRLDMINTDVTIGATSNPELKIDLAKVKFQEVARKMDNKSIITQTLKFKAFYSMTDSQLLSIVLTNLQTAY, encoded by the coding sequence ATGGGAAAAATTTTAGGGCGCAGAATAAGTTTGGGCATCGCAAAAGAGGCGGTGCGCGGCACGGCCGAGACCGCTGCCACTTTCTACCTTCCACTTTTGTCTAAATCTTATGACGAGAAGATTGAGCAAGTGGTTGATGAATCATCAATCGCCGTGATTGAGGATTCGGTTGACGCAAAAATTGTTAAAAAATTTGCGGGCGGAGATTTTGAATGCAACATCGGAGACAAATCATTCGGACTGTTATTGCTTTCTCTTTTGGGTACGGTCACGTCGGTCGTAAAAGAAACTACGGCTTACAATCACACATACGCTTTCGCTCAAACAGCGCAACATCAGGCTCTGACGATGTTTTTGGATGATCCGAACGTTCAGGATTACAAATACCCGCTTGGGATGGTTGAATCGTTGGAAATAAACTTAGAGACCGGCAAGTTTGCCACGTTTAAAATCGGAGTGAGATCCAAAAAGGGCGCGACAGCAACCTTGACACCGAGCTATACGGCCGAGAATAATTTTTTGGCGCAGCACGCGGTATTTAAAATCGCGACTAATCTTGCCGGACTCACCGCGGCGAGTGCCATCAGCATTAAAAAAATAACCCTCAAATTCAGCCCGAAACTTGAAGATGATGTTGTCTTGGGAAGTGTTGAACCGGCTGATTTTAATAACACAGAATTTTCAGTTGATGGTTCCGTTGAATTAACTTACGACGACGCGACTTTCATCACAGCCTTGACCGGCGACACGGCAAAGGCCATGAGGTTGGACATGATCAACACTGATGTCACAATCGGCGCTACTTCAAATCCGGAATTAAAGATTGACCTAGCCAAGGTTAAGTTTCAAGAAGTGGCGAGAAAAATGGACAACAAGAGCATCATTACCCAGACCCTGAAATTTAAAGCGTTTTATTCCATGACTGATTCGCAGTTGCTCTCCATTGTGCTCACAAATTTACAGACGGCCTACTAA
- a CDS encoding YHYH domain-containing protein, translating into MKNLIIFFTIISLMIPSVVSAHPGRTDKNGCHVCRTNCSEWGLSDSEYHCHATKVKTETKHYAKRSAK; encoded by the coding sequence ATGAAAAATCTAATTATCTTTTTTACAATCATTTCCTTGATGATTCCATCTGTTGTTTCTGCTCACCCGGGCCGAACCGACAAAAATGGATGTCACGTCTGCCGCACGAATTGCTCTGAGTGGGGTTTGTCTGATTCTGAATATCATTGCCATGCGACTAAAGTCAAAACTGAAACAAAACATTACGCAAAGCGATCAGCTAAATAA
- a CDS encoding DUF350 domain-containing protein, which translates to MPIFKEYLIMIGWALAGGISMAIILPVVLKIFSVINPIDEWEEIKKGNLGVALIMVSVILAVAIVIGFAIS; encoded by the coding sequence ATGCCAATTTTTAAGGAGTATCTCATCATGATTGGTTGGGCGCTCGCGGGCGGAATTTCTATGGCGATTATTCTGCCGGTTGTCCTTAAAATCTTTTCTGTTATTAATCCGATCGATGAGTGGGAAGAGATTAAAAAGGGCAATTTGGGCGTGGCGCTCATCATGGTTTCCGTGATTCTCGCCGTGGCCATAGTCATTGGCTTCGCCATTTCATAA
- a CDS encoding tape measure protein — MAETTLSIVINAVNNAQKAFNDASAGLEKIQKNLKPATDASKKFALGLGVVATALSTFGILSLKSAGNMEQTKIAFETMLGSADKAKKLYSDLVAFAAKTPFTLTGLETASKQLLAYGFTQEELLPNLKALGDIASGVGMDKLPNLILAFGQVRAATKLTGMELRQFTEAGVPLLGMLAEQMGEPVSRIQEMVHDGLIGFPAVEQALKSLSGEGGRFNNLMEKQSKSLGGMWSNLQDAWEQFLRGQGAKLLEWGKKLVEMITDIVQNSLPQWIAGIENVIKFFQEHKVAIYIVAGAIIGALVPAIISVAIAFGIAAIALAPWLIGGAIIGALVAGIVWIVQNWELIKSKVVEIWNAIAGFLSGIWGTITGAITTAWNAIGSFFNEIWEVIKNIFNFAITFITGLVIVIFKAMGIDIVAVFEGIKLFFQNVWNEIMIIFNTVISTIQNIWNTVWTAIKNFIMPIWDGIKNSIQAAWKWIVNEFKEKTKPIAEAWETLWKGLGDTVSMVWETVKNTIKSSINWILEGINKVINAINSVAKVGGKALGIEAVQIPNIPLLASGGIVSRPTLAMIGEAGPEAVVPLSRGFAGAGAGGITININGGTYLSEEAALDIANTVANVLKLQLRT; from the coding sequence ATGGCTGAGACAACCCTATCCATCGTAATAAACGCAGTAAATAATGCTCAAAAGGCTTTTAATGATGCTTCAGCTGGATTAGAAAAAATTCAAAAAAATTTAAAACCGGCGACGGATGCAAGTAAAAAGTTTGCTCTTGGTTTGGGTGTTGTTGCTACTGCGCTGAGTACTTTTGGTATTTTATCCCTTAAAAGTGCAGGGAATATGGAGCAGACAAAAATTGCATTTGAGACAATGCTTGGGTCGGCCGATAAAGCCAAAAAGCTGTATAGCGACCTCGTAGCATTTGCAGCCAAGACACCATTCACCTTAACGGGTTTAGAAACAGCTTCAAAGCAATTGTTGGCCTATGGGTTTACGCAAGAAGAGCTTTTGCCGAACTTAAAAGCCCTCGGCGACATCGCATCGGGTGTTGGAATGGATAAATTGCCAAATCTTATCCTTGCATTCGGGCAGGTCCGCGCTGCAACAAAGCTTACGGGGATGGAACTCCGACAATTCACAGAGGCAGGTGTGCCATTGCTCGGAATGCTTGCGGAGCAAATGGGAGAACCAGTCTCCAGAATTCAGGAAATGGTTCATGATGGTTTGATCGGTTTTCCTGCCGTTGAACAAGCACTCAAATCGTTAAGTGGTGAAGGCGGTCGCTTTAATAATCTTATGGAAAAACAATCAAAATCGCTTGGTGGGATGTGGAGCAATTTACAAGATGCATGGGAACAATTTCTCCGTGGACAAGGCGCAAAACTTCTTGAGTGGGGAAAAAAATTAGTTGAAATGATAACAGACATTGTACAAAATAGTTTGCCACAATGGATCGCCGGAATTGAGAACGTAATAAAATTTTTTCAGGAGCATAAAGTTGCGATTTATATTGTGGCGGGCGCAATAATTGGTGCGCTTGTACCGGCAATTATTTCGGTGGCAATCGCTTTTGGAATAGCTGCAATCGCACTGGCACCGTGGCTCATAGGCGGAGCAATTATTGGAGCACTCGTGGCTGGGATTGTTTGGATTGTTCAAAATTGGGAATTAATTAAATCTAAAGTGGTTGAAATTTGGAATGCAATCGCCGGATTTTTAAGTGGAATTTGGGGAACTATAACTGGAGCCATCACAACTGCGTGGAATGCCATAGGTAGTTTTTTCAATGAAATTTGGGAGGTTATTAAAAATATTTTTAATTTTGCCATTACTTTTATTACTGGTTTAGTGATTGTGATTTTTAAGGCAATGGGAATTGATATTGTCGCTGTTTTTGAAGGAATAAAATTATTTTTTCAAAATGTTTGGAATGAAATTATGATTATTTTTAACACGGTAATTTCGACTATCCAAAATATTTGGAACACTGTATGGACGGCAATAAAAAATTTTATAATGCCAATCTGGGATGGGATTAAAAATAGTATACAAGCCGCATGGAAGTGGATAGTAAATGAATTTAAAGAAAAAACTAAGCCAATTGCTGAGGCATGGGAGACTTTATGGAAAGGGCTGGGCGACACAGTATCCATGGTTTGGGAAACTGTAAAAAATACAATAAAATCAAGCATTAATTGGATTCTTGAAGGAATTAATAAAGTAATTAATGCAATAAATAGCGTTGCAAAAGTTGGTGGTAAAGCGCTTGGTATTGAGGCCGTACAAATTCCAAATATCCCACTCTTGGCCTCTGGCGGAATTGTCAGTCGGCCGACTCTAGCCATGATCGGCGAGGCCGGGCCGGAAGCGGTGGTGCCTTTGTCGCGCGGATTCGCGGGCGCGGGAGCGGGCGGGATAACGATCAACATCAACGGCGGGACTTATCTTTCAGAAGAGGCGGCGCTCGATATAGCTAACACCGTTGCTAATGTCCTTAAATTACAACTCCGAACTTAA
- a CDS encoding tyrosine-type recombinase/integrase: MVNKEIISQFLVWLRAGHSGATVSSYFWALRQLEIWLDLTRKEILKLTVSDFANFLLWLENRGLHSGTRYHYITATRSLWHWLHQQGLVPYAEGLIPIPNRYDVKSHECLTPDEFLRMINYFDEFFPRDLRDKTIVSLLFATGVRIGELLSINADDINLNKKMTEIKTFKRKNHRRQIFWDEMTNDVLYRWLDVRQKMLEREHVEAGALFIALDANNYGNRISPCAVQRLFRRLRTKCGIDKKITPHSCRHGFATLGSKNNINLVYLQKILGHASIRSTQIYIHPEDKDIEREYHKIYGSSNLRQGLLIKI, translated from the coding sequence ATGGTCAACAAAGAAATCATCAGTCAATTCTTAGTGTGGCTCCGCGCCGGCCATTCGGGAGCGACCGTCTCATCGTATTTTTGGGCGCTGCGCCAGCTTGAGATTTGGCTCGACCTGACGAGAAAAGAAATTTTAAAATTGACCGTCTCTGATTTTGCCAATTTTCTTTTGTGGCTTGAAAACCGGGGGCTGCATAGTGGCACGCGCTATCACTACATCACGGCCACGCGCTCCCTCTGGCACTGGCTCCATCAGCAAGGCCTCGTTCCCTATGCCGAAGGGCTGATCCCGATCCCGAACAGATACGACGTTAAATCTCACGAATGTTTAACGCCCGATGAATTTTTAAGAATGATAAATTATTTCGACGAGTTTTTCCCCAGGGATCTGCGCGACAAAACAATCGTCTCTTTACTCTTTGCGACCGGCGTGCGGATTGGCGAACTTTTAAGCATCAATGCTGACGACATAAACCTTAATAAAAAAATGACTGAGATCAAAACGTTCAAAAGAAAAAATCACAGACGTCAGATTTTCTGGGATGAGATGACAAACGATGTTTTGTATAGATGGCTCGACGTGCGGCAGAAAATGCTCGAGCGGGAGCACGTGGAAGCCGGAGCACTTTTCATCGCGCTTGATGCCAATAATTATGGAAACAGAATCAGCCCTTGCGCGGTCCAGCGCCTCTTTCGTCGGCTACGCACGAAATGTGGCATAGATAAAAAAATTACTCCTCACTCCTGCCGGCACGGATTCGCCACGCTGGGATCAAAGAATAATATTAACTTGGTATATTTACAAAAAATCTTAGGCCATGCGAGTATCCGCTCAACCCAGATTTACATTCATCCCGAAGACAAAGACATCGAGCGGGAGTACCATAAAATTTATGGTTCATCAAATCTCCGGCAAGGACTCTTGATAAAAATTTAG
- the queA gene encoding tRNA preQ1(34) S-adenosylmethionine ribosyltransferase-isomerase QueA, which translates to MKLSEFDFNLPKNLIAQKPVSPRDACRLMVLDREKKSIKHDCFCNLGKYFQPGDLLVLNNSKVLPARLIGKKETGGRVEILLLKNLKATLWQCLVGFVPVTKQIGLKIKFSKKLFGEIIKRAGDTAVIKFNLGGAKLMEQILKIGQPPTPPYIKVKSEKSKVKSCYQTVYAEKMGSAAAPTAGMHFTKSLMNKLKKMGVEIQYVTLHVGLGTFQPVKEEDITKHKIHSEYFELDKKTAERLNNAKRAGRRIIACGTTTARVLESCSKLFPESFDAAQDKLRVAVESRGGLRQAQTIIKPQTGETNIFIYPGYKFKFVDALITNFHVPKSTLIMLVAAFAGKKFVDRAYKIAIKKKYRFYSFGDAMLIL; encoded by the coding sequence ATGAAATTATCTGAATTTGATTTTAATCTTCCGAAAAATTTAATCGCCCAAAAACCTGTTTCACCACGCGATGCCTGTCGGCTTATGGTTTTAGATCGTGAAAAAAAATCCATTAAACACGACTGTTTTTGTAATCTCGGGAAATATTTTCAGCCGGGCGATCTCTTAGTTTTAAATAATTCAAAAGTTTTGCCAGCGAGGTTGATCGGGAAAAAGGAAACAGGCGGTAGAGTCGAGATTTTATTATTAAAAAATCTTAAAGCCACTCTGTGGCAATGTCTTGTGGGTTTTGTTCCGGTTACTAAGCAGATTGGGCTGAAAATAAAATTTAGTAAAAAATTATTTGGTGAAATTATAAAGCGGGCGGGGGACACTGCCGTGATTAAATTTAATTTAGGCGGTGCGAAATTAATGGAACAAATTTTAAAGATAGGCCAGCCGCCCACGCCGCCATACATAAAAGTTAAAAGTGAAAAGTCAAAAGTGAAAAGTTGTTATCAAACGGTATACGCCGAGAAAATGGGTTCTGCGGCAGCTCCGACGGCAGGTATGCATTTTACGAAGTCATTGATGAATAAACTGAAGAAGATGGGCGTAGAGATTCAGTATGTTACGCTCCACGTCGGGCTTGGTACTTTTCAACCGGTAAAAGAGGAAGATATTACCAAGCACAAAATTCACAGCGAATATTTTGAATTGGATAAAAAAACCGCCGAGCGGTTAAACAATGCCAAGCGCGCCGGTCGGCGGATTATTGCTTGCGGGACAACTACAGCGCGGGTTTTGGAAAGCTGTTCTAAATTATTCCCTGAGTCCTTCGACGCGGCTCAGGATAAACTCCGCGTAGCGGTGGAGTCGAGGGGCGGCCTTCGACAGGCTCAGACCATAATAAAACCGCAAACCGGTGAGACAAATATTTTTATTTACCCCGGATATAAATTTAAATTTGTTGACGCCTTGATAACTAACTTTCACGTGCCCAAATCAACTTTGATAATGCTCGTTGCGGCTTTCGCCGGGAAAAAGTTTGTTGACCGCGCATATAAAATTGCTATAAAGAAAAAATACAGATTTTACTCCTTCGGCGATGCAATGCTGATTTTGTAA
- a CDS encoding flippase, which translates to MPQESEKIARNTIYLTIATVGQKVLAFLYFILIARLAGVEGTGKYFFVVSFTTIFSIFVDLGLSSVLIRETAKKREMAGKYLGNILGAKVVLGVLAYLAVVFVINIIDYPAATKLMVYLSGIVMLLDSFNVTFYAVFRGHQNLRYESVGVVVSEILIIIFGGVSLILHAPLYFLLLALMSGSLFNFFFSSILLWKKTDIRPRLMMDKSILISLFKIAYPFALAGIFVKVYSYLDSVLLSKMVGDIAVGFWSVAYKLTYAFQFIPMAFAAAVFPAMSAYYVSDKTMLRKTFERVLFYLAILALPIAFGIFSLAEPLVLKIYGASYIPSILPLQVAIFAVVFIFLNYPVSSLLNATDRQMANTTILGISMFVNVVLNVILIPRFSYLGAAISTVISHTLLFILGLIFVGRVVDYNKKFIFGALFKIVISAGAMSAVIIYLRPYVYWIFLVPVGAAIYFCLLFLLRGMEWRDVKNIFKALKKEEAMDMIDGRSEKI; encoded by the coding sequence ATGCCTCAAGAATCAGAAAAAATCGCGAGAAATACTATCTATTTAACTATTGCCACGGTCGGACAAAAAGTCCTGGCTTTTTTGTATTTTATTTTAATTGCCCGCTTAGCCGGAGTTGAGGGCACGGGAAAATATTTTTTTGTTGTTTCTTTTACTACGATTTTTTCTATTTTTGTTGATCTTGGCCTTTCCTCAGTTTTGATTCGCGAGACGGCGAAGAAGAGAGAAATGGCGGGAAAATATTTGGGAAATATTTTGGGAGCAAAAGTTGTTTTAGGTGTGCTCGCATATCTCGCGGTTGTTTTTGTGATTAATATCATAGATTATCCGGCGGCGACCAAATTGATGGTTTATCTTTCCGGGATTGTGATGCTTTTGGATTCTTTCAACGTAACTTTTTACGCAGTTTTCCGTGGCCATCAAAATTTGCGATATGAATCAGTTGGCGTGGTTGTGAGTGAAATTTTGATAATCATCTTTGGCGGCGTAAGTTTAATTCTTCACGCGCCGTTATATTTTTTACTGCTTGCCCTAATGTCGGGCAGTCTTTTTAATTTTTTCTTTTCTTCAATTTTACTTTGGAAAAAAACCGACATCCGGCCGCGTTTGATGATGGACAAAAGTATTTTAATATCACTTTTTAAAATTGCTTATCCTTTTGCGCTCGCGGGAATTTTTGTAAAAGTTTATTCTTATCTTGATTCAGTTTTGCTTTCAAAAATGGTGGGGGACATCGCGGTCGGGTTTTGGAGTGTGGCTTATAAACTTACTTACGCCTTTCAGTTTATTCCCATGGCTTTTGCCGCGGCCGTATTTCCAGCGATGAGCGCATATTATGTTTCTGATAAAACTATGCTCCGGAAAACTTTTGAGCGCGTACTTTTTTATCTAGCAATTTTGGCTCTGCCAATTGCTTTTGGTATTTTTTCTTTGGCCGAACCTTTAGTTTTAAAAATTTACGGTGCTTCCTATATTCCGTCGATTTTACCGCTGCAGGTTGCTATTTTTGCCGTGGTTTTTATATTTTTAAATTATCCGGTCAGCTCGCTTTTAAATGCCACAGATCGCCAGATGGCCAATACTACCATTTTGGGCATTTCCATGTTCGTAAATGTCGTTTTAAACGTAATTTTGATACCGAGGTTCTCGTATCTCGGAGCGGCAATTTCCACGGTGATATCCCATACATTACTTTTTATTCTGGGATTAATTTTTGTCGGACGAGTGGTGGATTACAATAAAAAATTCATTTTTGGCGCTCTTTTTAAAATTGTTATTTCCGCCGGAGCGATGAGCGCGGTTATAATTTATTTGCGGCCGTATGTTTATTGGATATTTTTAGTTCCGGTCGGGGCGGCGATTTATTTTTGCTTATTATTTTTGCTTCGCGGGATGGAGTGGCGCGATGTAAAAAATATTTTTAAAGCCTTGAAAAAGGAAGAGGCCATGGATATGATTGATGGGAGAAGCGAGAAAATATGA
- a CDS encoding glycosyltransferase family 4 protein, producing the protein MKKLLIATIEFPPQRGGIANYLAGVAGALPADKVAVLAPRQKGEENFDNHEPYKIYRKKLFVNFLWPKWLPLVWHLWRVARREKIEVILVSQVLPVGTVAMIVKKIFKIPYFISCHGMDILTAAGNPRKKKLMNKILEQASGVVANSEFTKKELVKLAVPENKIIIIYPCPGRMSGIAPERISEIKNRLGLADKKIILTVGRLVARKGQNKVIEAMTEILKHVPNAIYVIVGDGLESEKLKIQSEKLKLENNILFTGEISEEKKLAFYQLCDVFIMTPRQIGADVEGFGTVYLEANQFGKPVVAGGSGGVGEAVADGVTGLVVDPENITQIAEAVIKILTDENLAKKMGEEGRERVEKEFEWEIQTEKLKKFLD; encoded by the coding sequence ATGAAAAAATTATTAATCGCAACAATTGAATTTCCGCCGCAAAGGGGCGGGATCGCGAATTATTTGGCTGGGGTGGCCGGAGCGTTGCCGGCTGATAAGGTCGCGGTTTTAGCGCCGCGACAGAAGGGCGAAGAAAATTTTGATAATCATGAGCCGTATAAAATTTACCGCAAAAAATTATTTGTGAATTTTTTATGGCCAAAATGGCTGCCGCTCGTTTGGCATTTATGGCGCGTGGCGCGGCGGGAAAAAATAGAAGTAATTTTAGTCAGCCAAGTTTTACCGGTTGGAACGGTCGCGATGATTGTGAAGAAAATTTTTAAGATTCCGTATTTTATTTCCTGTCATGGCATGGATATTTTGACAGCCGCCGGAAATCCGCGGAAGAAAAAGTTGATGAACAAAATTTTAGAACAGGCGAGTGGTGTCGTAGCAAATAGTGAATTCACAAAAAAAGAGTTAGTAAAACTAGCCGTGCCGGAAAATAAAATCATTATTATTTATCCTTGTCCGGGGAGGATGTCCGGTATTGCACCGGAAAGAATTTCTGAAATAAAAAATCGGCTGGGGTTGGCCGATAAAAAAATAATTCTCACGGTTGGGCGGCTCGTGGCGCGCAAAGGGCAAAATAAGGTAATTGAGGCGATGACAGAGATTTTAAAACATGTGCCAAACGCTATTTATGTAATTGTCGGTGATGGGCTGGAAAGCGAAAAACTAAAAATTCAGAGTGAAAAATTAAAATTAGAAAATAATATTTTATTTACCGGAGAGATTTCCGAAGAAAAAAAATTGGCCTTTTATCAATTGTGCGATGTGTTTATAATGACGCCGCGGCAGATTGGGGCGGATGTAGAAGGTTTTGGCACAGTGTATCTTGAAGCAAACCAATTTGGTAAACCGGTCGTAGCCGGAGGAAGCGGCGGCGTGGGTGAGGCGGTGGCGGACGGTGTGACGGGATTAGTTGTGGATCCGGAAAATATAACTCAAATTGCCGAAGCAGTGATTAAAATATTAACTGATGAAAATTTAGCAAAAAAAATGGGTGAAGAGGGGAGAGAAAGAGTGGAAAAAGAATTTGAGTGGGAAATTCAGACGGAAAAGTTGAAAAAATTTTTAGATTGA
- the panD gene encoding aspartate 1-decarboxylase, producing the protein MRWVLRSKIHKAIVTEANLNYIGSITIDNILIKKAGFWPGEKVLVVSNTSGARLETYIIAGERDSGVICMNGAAAHLIKTGEEIIIMGFELTGKPIKQKNILVDRKNKFVRYL; encoded by the coding sequence ATGCGGTGGGTTTTACGTTCAAAAATTCATAAAGCGATTGTGACTGAAGCGAATTTAAATTATATCGGAAGTATTACTATTGATAATATTTTAATTAAAAAAGCCGGCTTTTGGCCAGGCGAAAAAGTTTTGGTTGTCAGTAATACTTCCGGAGCGCGGCTTGAAACTTATATCATTGCCGGCGAACGCGATTCCGGCGTAATTTGCATGAATGGCGCGGCGGCTCATCTCATCAAAACTGGGGAGGAAATAATCATCATGGGTTTTGAATTAACTGGCAAACCAATAAAGCAAAAAAATATTTTAGTGGATAGAAAAAATAAATTTGTAAGATATTTGTAA